From the genome of Pelobacter propionicus DSM 2379, one region includes:
- a CDS encoding FAD-dependent oxidoreductase, giving the protein MAAYISGFDEHNKRISTQQLLQKVYDALDAGETEFEILASGHHDIGGPLWTKDGTPLKFRVKNPGQRVGSFGLEGTEIIIDGPAPADVGWLNAGAILTLKGDGGDTTAHCAASGKIYVGGRAGTRTGSLMKHDPAYDAPELWVLKNTGSFSFEFMGGGIAVVCGYDSEQFESMLGDRGCVGMVGGTIYVRGPVTGLSKFVWQLELDEADREFLSANMPVFLEKIERPQLLAELTDFSQWKKITPMSWEERQRRERITMREFRTTKWVEGGIFSDVVSDDYDRVIGFVNTGEDRLKIPHWQNKLYGAPCQTACPTGIPTQDRINLLRQGKVKEALELVLTYSPFPASVCGQVCPNLCKDACSRQYIDLPVAMQELGRLSQAAAPPTRKPKTGKRVAVIGGGPGGLSAAWQLSLLGHSVTLFEGDTEVGGKLRQAIPMDRLPREILESEVNRIKQMGTDIRVSQKIDKTAFSALQDQYDALVLASGAHNPVVIPFPGHERLVKGLDFLKSINNGEKPRVGKKVVVIGAGNAGMDVALGAYAMGAERVTAIDVQRPAAYQKEIDHFHALGGEIQWPVFTERIDDDGLHTKDGRLIEADTVIISIGERPDLSYVPREWLTDRGMMDVNDCWQSLRNEKVFAIGDTTKPGLLTHAIAGGREVAGYIDAYLNGWELVAAKKPEMIPQERLSRELFMPQNRGRFRLRDAKDEVHRCISCGTCRDCSMCLETCPEGAIVRTEKEDGSVEYTSDERYCIGCGICASICPCGVWAMEKTIL; this is encoded by the coding sequence ATGGCAGCCTATATTTCAGGCTTTGATGAGCATAACAAACGCATATCCACGCAGCAGCTGCTGCAGAAGGTCTACGACGCCCTGGATGCCGGGGAAACCGAATTCGAGATCCTGGCCTCTGGCCACCACGACATCGGCGGCCCGCTCTGGACAAAGGACGGCACGCCGCTCAAGTTCCGGGTGAAAAACCCGGGGCAGCGGGTCGGCTCCTTCGGGCTGGAAGGGACCGAGATCATCATCGACGGTCCGGCGCCGGCCGATGTGGGCTGGCTCAATGCCGGCGCCATCCTGACCCTCAAGGGGGACGGCGGCGACACAACCGCCCACTGCGCCGCCAGCGGCAAGATCTACGTGGGGGGGCGGGCCGGAACCCGCACCGGCTCCCTGATGAAGCACGACCCGGCCTACGATGCCCCGGAGCTGTGGGTGCTGAAGAACACCGGCTCCTTCTCCTTCGAGTTCATGGGGGGCGGCATCGCCGTGGTCTGCGGCTACGATTCCGAACAGTTCGAATCAATGCTGGGTGACCGCGGCTGCGTCGGCATGGTGGGGGGCACCATCTATGTGCGCGGGCCGGTCACGGGGCTGTCCAAATTCGTCTGGCAGCTGGAACTGGATGAGGCTGACCGGGAGTTCCTTTCCGCCAACATGCCGGTCTTCCTGGAGAAGATCGAGCGGCCCCAGCTCTTGGCCGAACTGACCGACTTCTCCCAGTGGAAGAAGATTACTCCCATGAGCTGGGAGGAGCGCCAGCGCCGCGAGCGGATCACCATGAGGGAGTTCCGCACCACCAAGTGGGTGGAGGGGGGCATCTTCTCCGACGTGGTCTCGGATGACTACGACCGGGTGATCGGCTTCGTCAACACCGGCGAGGACCGGCTCAAGATCCCCCACTGGCAGAACAAGCTCTACGGCGCTCCCTGCCAGACCGCCTGTCCCACCGGTATTCCCACCCAGGACCGCATCAACCTGCTGCGCCAGGGCAAGGTCAAGGAGGCGCTGGAGCTGGTGCTGACCTATTCTCCCTTCCCGGCCAGCGTCTGCGGCCAGGTCTGTCCCAACCTGTGCAAGGATGCCTGCAGCCGCCAGTACATCGACCTTCCGGTGGCCATGCAGGAACTGGGCAGGCTCTCCCAGGCTGCTGCGCCACCGACCAGGAAGCCGAAAACCGGCAAGAGGGTGGCTGTCATCGGCGGCGGTCCCGGTGGCCTCTCCGCTGCCTGGCAGCTCTCCCTTCTGGGGCACAGCGTGACTCTGTTCGAGGGAGACACGGAGGTGGGGGGCAAGCTGCGCCAGGCCATCCCCATGGATCGACTGCCCCGGGAGATTCTGGAGAGCGAGGTCAACCGCATCAAGCAGATGGGAACCGACATCCGCGTTTCCCAGAAGATCGACAAGACCGCCTTTAGTGCCCTGCAGGATCAGTACGATGCCCTGGTGCTGGCCAGCGGTGCCCACAACCCTGTGGTGATCCCCTTTCCCGGCCATGAGCGGCTGGTCAAGGGGCTGGATTTCCTGAAGAGCATCAACAACGGTGAAAAACCCAGGGTCGGGAAAAAGGTTGTCGTCATCGGCGCCGGCAACGCCGGCATGGACGTGGCTCTGGGGGCCTACGCCATGGGCGCCGAACGTGTCACCGCCATCGACGTGCAGCGCCCGGCAGCCTACCAGAAGGAGATCGACCACTTCCACGCCCTGGGGGGAGAGATCCAGTGGCCGGTGTTCACCGAGCGCATCGATGACGACGGACTGCACACCAAGGATGGCCGACTGATCGAGGCCGACACGGTGATCATCTCCATTGGCGAGCGGCCGGACCTCTCCTATGTGCCCCGAGAATGGCTCACCGATCGGGGGATGATGGATGTGAACGACTGCTGGCAGTCGCTCAGGAATGAAAAGGTCTTTGCCATCGGCGATACCACCAAACCGGGACTCCTGACCCATGCCATCGCCGGCGGCCGCGAGGTGGCCGGATACATCGACGCCTACCTGAACGGCTGGGAACTGGTTGCCGCCAAGAAGCCGGAGATGATCCCCCAGGAAAGGCTGAGCCGCGAGCTGTTCATGCCCCAGAATCGCGGTCGTTTCCGTCTTAGGGATGCCAAGGACGAGGTGCACCGCTGCATCTCCTGCGGCACCTGCCGCGACTGCAGCATGTGCCTGGAGACCTGTCCCGAGGGGGCCATCGTGCGCACCGAGAAGGAGGACGGCTCGGTGGAGTACACATCCGACGAGCGCTACTGCATCGGCTGTGGCATCTGCGCCTCCATCTGCCCCTGCGGCGTCTGGGCCATGGAGAAGACCATTCTGTAG
- a CDS encoding glutamate synthase-related protein, with the protein METVKINDLACNDLPWKVIYDTTRCTLCGSCVAACTFGAIKPRIERRRKAFSDTETPEPKISFKAVPVITQLNVLKHYCRGCGVCERVCPNSAIRSERNPDSRFNVVYQTATASGPKRGGRNNLENQARTLDTLRVGRISQMTDPSLDAQRHTFDCLAPLGRILPADRLPFTVGPDGKLVPTGHTPPTSWIYPVIIGDMSIGALSWRMWEAVAMAVAYLNEECGLPVRMCSGEGGMPVKLLTSKYLKYTILQIASGHFGWNRIIKAMPKMIEDPAGVLIKIGQGAKPGDGGLLMAAKVASHIQAIRGVPKADLLSPPNHQGLYSIEESVQKMFLSMNAAFKFRVPVAIKVAASATSVSVFNNLVRDPYNIVGGFFMDGIDGGTGAAHDISLDHTGHPIVSKLRDCYLAAVAQGRQGQIPLWAAGGLGKTGNLAADAFKMICLGANGVFTGKLILQMAGCLGNEHSRCNACNTGLCPAGITTQEPTLVRRLNPDRVAENIVNYFLGMDQELRKLMAPIGNSALPVGRSDCLVSTDKAVADRLQVQYVC; encoded by the coding sequence ATGGAAACAGTAAAGATAAACGATCTGGCCTGCAATGACCTGCCCTGGAAGGTCATCTACGATACTACGCGCTGCACCCTGTGCGGCTCCTGCGTGGCGGCCTGCACCTTTGGCGCCATCAAGCCCAGGATCGAGCGGCGGCGCAAGGCCTTCTCCGATACGGAGACTCCGGAGCCGAAGATCAGCTTCAAGGCCGTGCCGGTGATCACCCAGCTGAATGTGCTGAAACACTACTGCCGCGGCTGCGGCGTCTGCGAGCGGGTCTGCCCCAACAGCGCCATCCGCTCCGAGCGCAACCCGGACTCGCGCTTCAACGTGGTCTACCAGACAGCCACCGCCTCCGGTCCCAAGCGTGGCGGGCGCAACAACCTGGAAAATCAGGCCCGCACCCTGGACACCCTGCGGGTGGGGCGCATCTCCCAGATGACCGACCCGAGCCTGGATGCCCAGCGCCATACCTTCGACTGCCTGGCGCCCCTGGGACGCATCCTGCCCGCGGACCGACTGCCCTTCACGGTCGGTCCTGACGGCAAGCTGGTCCCCACCGGTCATACACCGCCCACCAGCTGGATCTACCCGGTCATCATCGGCGACATGTCCATCGGCGCCCTCTCCTGGAGGATGTGGGAGGCGGTGGCCATGGCGGTGGCCTACCTGAACGAGGAGTGCGGCCTGCCGGTGCGCATGTGCTCCGGCGAGGGGGGCATGCCGGTCAAGCTCTTAACCAGCAAATATCTGAAGTACACCATCTTGCAGATCGCCTCCGGCCACTTCGGCTGGAACCGCATCATCAAGGCCATGCCCAAGATGATCGAAGACCCGGCCGGCGTGCTGATCAAGATCGGCCAGGGGGCCAAGCCGGGTGACGGCGGCCTGCTCATGGCAGCCAAGGTCGCCTCCCACATCCAGGCCATCCGCGGCGTGCCCAAGGCCGACCTGCTCTCCCCCCCCAACCACCAGGGGCTCTACTCCATCGAGGAGAGCGTGCAGAAGATGTTCCTCTCCATGAACGCCGCCTTCAAGTTCCGCGTGCCGGTGGCCATCAAGGTGGCTGCCAGCGCCACCTCGGTCTCGGTGTTCAACAACCTGGTGCGCGACCCGTACAACATCGTGGGCGGCTTCTTCATGGACGGCATCGACGGCGGCACCGGCGCGGCCCATGACATCTCCCTGGACCACACCGGCCACCCCATCGTCAGCAAGCTGCGCGACTGCTACCTGGCCGCCGTTGCCCAAGGGCGCCAGGGGCAGATCCCGCTCTGGGCCGCCGGTGGCCTGGGCAAGACCGGCAACCTGGCCGCCGACGCCTTCAAGATGATCTGCCTGGGCGCCAACGGCGTCTTCACCGGCAAGCTGATCCTGCAGATGGCCGGCTGCCTGGGGAACGAGCACAGTCGCTGCAACGCCTGCAACACCGGCCTCTGTCCGGCCGGCATCACCACCCAGGAGCCGACCCTGGTGCGCCGTCTCAACCCGGACCGCGTTGCCGAGAACATCGTCAACTATTTCCTGGGCATGGATCAGGAACTGCGCAAACTGATGGCGCCCATCGGCAACTCTGCGCTGCCGGTCGGCCGTTCCGACTGTCTGGTCTCAACCGATAAAGCCGTAGCGGACCGTCTGCAGGTCCAGTACGTCTGCTAA
- a CDS encoding class II glutamine amidotransferase has protein sequence MCRIGAIKSLNYVHPSRALQLMNSQQKGHDNSGFAMVMQDLGGIFADYKDLPTLSLACTDEGLKIAEGILGAAGFKQVFEWIPETNRMPGLDIKAMPNYVFRTFDYPETYAKSPAKEKEELLTATRLKLRAAMERGETGFAYSFWPDVITLKEIGDPRDIGTFFGLWDENDRFTAKVITAQCRQNTNYAIVRYAAHPFFLQGYTTLANGENTFYQKNKEFQASLNPAYIGFESDSQCFLYTLHYMHRELGWPLSYYKHIITPLPFEEVQKREDREQLSAIRQSLAHLEINGPNTIIGALPDHTLFVCCDAKKLRPIVVGHTKEMVAFSSEVCGINEIMPDRDWETDIYPNEREIVVIDNTLEVQRWKQ, from the coding sequence ATGTGTCGTATTGGCGCCATAAAAAGTCTGAACTATGTGCACCCGAGCAGAGCCCTGCAGCTGATGAACTCCCAGCAGAAGGGGCATGACAATTCCGGATTCGCCATGGTCATGCAGGATCTGGGAGGAATCTTCGCCGACTACAAGGATCTGCCCACCCTCTCCCTGGCATGTACAGATGAGGGACTGAAGATCGCCGAGGGGATCCTCGGCGCCGCAGGATTCAAGCAGGTCTTTGAATGGATTCCTGAAACCAACCGGATGCCCGGGCTTGATATCAAGGCCATGCCCAACTACGTCTTCCGCACCTTCGACTACCCGGAAACGTACGCCAAGTCCCCCGCAAAGGAGAAGGAAGAGCTGCTGACAGCCACCCGCCTCAAGCTGCGCGCGGCCATGGAACGGGGGGAGACCGGCTTTGCCTACTCCTTCTGGCCGGATGTGATCACCTTGAAGGAGATCGGCGACCCCCGGGATATCGGCACCTTCTTCGGCCTCTGGGATGAGAATGACCGGTTTACCGCCAAGGTGATCACCGCCCAGTGCCGCCAGAATACCAACTACGCCATCGTGCGCTACGCCGCCCATCCCTTCTTTCTGCAGGGGTATACGACCCTGGCCAACGGCGAGAACACCTTCTACCAGAAGAACAAGGAGTTCCAGGCCAGCCTGAATCCGGCCTACATCGGCTTCGAGTCCGACTCCCAGTGCTTCCTCTATACCCTGCACTACATGCACCGGGAACTGGGCTGGCCGCTTTCGTACTACAAGCACATCATCACCCCGCTCCCCTTCGAGGAGGTCCAGAAGCGGGAGGACCGGGAACAGCTCTCCGCCATTCGCCAGTCCCTGGCCCATCTGGAGATCAACGGACCCAACACCATCATCGGCGCCCTGCCGGACCACACTCTGTTTGTCTGCTGCGACGCCAAGAAGCTTCGTCCCATCGTGGTGGGGCACACCAAGGAGATGGTGGCCTTCTCCTCCGAGGTCTGCGGGATCAACGAGATCATGCCCGATCGTGACTGGGAGACGGACATCTATCCTAATGAACGCGAAATCGTCGTCATTGATAACACCCTGGAGGTCCAGCGATGGAAACAGTAA
- a CDS encoding NAD(+) synthase produces MDTTFFNLYNHNFIRAAVAVPEVKVADPAHNAGQTIAMMRQAWEQSALIAIFPELGLSAYSCDDLFHQQTLLDGSMDALDAVLKASMDIPVITVVGLPLQVHSMLFNCAVVLYRGRILGVAPKSFLPGYREFYELRQFVPAAYAPVEKIDLLGQQGIPFGNRLLFQVEEQPLLTFYTEICEDVWVPIPPSSFAALAGASVLINLSASNITVGKADYRRSLVANQSGRCLSAYLYSAAGIGESTTDLAWDGHGMIFENGACLGETKRFSYESQMIFADIDLDRLAQERMRQTSYGQSVLRHRDEVAGFRTVRFSASLPRERVLPLERFYERFPFVPSDPSRRDERCKEVYEIQVQGLVKRFKATGADKMVIGVSGGLDSTQALLVCARAMDVMGLSRMHILAYTMPGFATSQRTLEQARELIRTVGCTYHEIDIRPSCLQMLQDIGHPFFHGKPVYDITFENVQAGERTSHLFRLANQTGGLVVGTSDLSELGLGWCTYGVGDHMAHYHVNASVPKTLIQYLIRWAALTHQLGPEVSTVLMDVLETEISPELVPGKEDEDQPVQRTEDVVGPYELQDFNLYYILRLGYLPPKVAFLAWNAWHDRTRHHWPDIPEHKRNQYSMHDIKRWLTVFLRRFFKTSQYKRSCMANAPKVGSGGSLSPRGDWRAPSDGEASAWLAQLERIPDQAHDE; encoded by the coding sequence GTGGATACGACATTCTTCAATCTCTACAACCATAATTTCATCCGTGCGGCAGTGGCGGTCCCCGAGGTCAAGGTGGCAGACCCGGCACACAACGCAGGTCAGACCATCGCCATGATGCGCCAGGCGTGGGAGCAGAGCGCGCTGATCGCGATCTTTCCCGAACTGGGGCTCTCGGCCTACTCCTGCGACGACCTGTTTCACCAGCAGACCCTGCTGGACGGCTCCATGGATGCACTGGACGCGGTGCTGAAGGCCTCCATGGACATTCCGGTGATCACGGTGGTGGGACTGCCGCTGCAGGTCCACAGCATGCTGTTCAACTGCGCCGTGGTGCTCTACCGGGGCAGGATCCTGGGGGTGGCGCCCAAGAGTTTCCTCCCCGGCTACCGCGAGTTCTACGAGCTGCGCCAGTTCGTCCCGGCCGCCTACGCTCCGGTGGAGAAGATCGACCTGCTGGGGCAGCAGGGGATCCCCTTCGGCAACCGCCTGCTGTTCCAGGTGGAGGAACAGCCGCTGCTGACCTTCTACACCGAAATCTGCGAGGATGTGTGGGTGCCCATTCCCCCTTCCTCCTTTGCGGCCCTGGCCGGGGCCAGCGTCCTGATCAACCTCTCCGCCTCCAACATCACCGTGGGCAAGGCCGATTACCGGCGCAGCCTGGTGGCCAACCAGTCCGGCCGCTGTCTGTCCGCCTATCTCTACAGCGCCGCAGGAATCGGGGAATCCACCACCGACCTGGCCTGGGACGGACACGGCATGATCTTCGAGAATGGCGCCTGCCTAGGGGAAACCAAGCGTTTCTCCTATGAATCCCAGATGATCTTCGCTGATATCGACCTTGACAGGCTGGCCCAGGAACGCATGCGCCAGACCAGCTACGGCCAGTCGGTGCTCCGGCACAGGGATGAAGTGGCCGGTTTCCGCACGGTACGCTTTTCAGCCTCCCTGCCCAGGGAACGGGTGCTCCCCCTGGAGCGATTCTACGAACGCTTCCCCTTCGTACCCAGCGACCCGTCGCGGCGGGACGAGCGCTGCAAGGAGGTGTACGAGATCCAGGTGCAGGGGCTGGTGAAGCGCTTCAAGGCAACCGGAGCGGACAAGATGGTGATCGGCGTCTCCGGCGGCCTGGACTCCACCCAGGCGCTCCTGGTCTGCGCCCGGGCCATGGATGTCATGGGGCTCTCCCGGATGCATATCCTGGCCTACACCATGCCCGGATTCGCCACCAGCCAGCGTACCCTGGAACAGGCCAGGGAACTGATCCGGACGGTTGGCTGCACCTACCACGAGATCGATATCCGTCCCAGTTGCCTGCAGATGCTCCAGGACATCGGCCACCCCTTCTTCCACGGCAAGCCGGTCTACGACATCACCTTCGAGAACGTGCAGGCCGGCGAGAGGACCAGCCACCTCTTCCGGTTGGCCAACCAGACCGGCGGCCTGGTGGTGGGGACCAGCGATCTGAGCGAGCTGGGGCTTGGGTGGTGCACCTACGGCGTAGGAGATCACATGGCCCACTACCATGTCAATGCCAGCGTTCCCAAGACCCTGATCCAGTACCTGATTCGCTGGGCCGCCCTCACCCACCAGTTGGGTCCGGAGGTGAGCACGGTGCTCATGGACGTGCTGGAGACCGAGATCAGCCCCGAGCTGGTTCCGGGCAAGGAGGACGAAGATCAGCCGGTGCAGCGCACCGAGGATGTGGTCGGCCCCTATGAGCTGCAGGACTTCAACCTCTACTACATCCTGCGCCTGGGCTACCTGCCGCCCAAGGTCGCCTTCCTGGCCTGGAACGCCTGGCACGACCGGACGCGCCACCATTGGCCGGATATCCCCGAACACAAGCGCAACCAGTACTCCATGCACGACATCAAGCGCTGGCTGACGGTCTTTCTGCGTCGCTTCTTCAAGACCAGCCAGTACAAGCGCAGCTGCATGGCCAATGCTCCCAAGGTCGGCTCGGGCGGATCCCTGTCACCCCGCGGCGACTGGCGCGCCCCCAGCGACGGCGAGGCCAGCGCCTGGCTCGCCCAGTTGGAGCGCATCCCCGACCAGGCCCATGACGAATGA
- a CDS encoding 3-phosphoglycerate dehydrogenase has protein sequence MNVLIASSIDGEAIERLEQEHQVIRAFPNSSEESLHALIRDCEALVFRSGIRVSADLMGCAPRLKLLVRAGSGMDNLDVEYARKRGVQLVRIPQPSARAVAEMAFAFMLALSRRLLEADRSMRNGRWEKHEFSGYLLRDKTLGVVGIGNTGSCVAQMGVAWGMRVIGCVQHPSREREEGFCEKGIQMLEFDQVIANADYLSIHVPLKDNTRRLLDADALSRMKPGAYLINLARGGIVDEQALYESLTHNGGLRGAALDVHEHEGQGCMSPLAMLNNVILTPHIGAMAIDAQREIGQKVVEIIDAFANAHGSDAWQGKVAEVAQGYTRIQGEVNRG, from the coding sequence ATGAACGTCCTGATTGCAAGTTCAATTGACGGAGAGGCGATCGAAAGGCTTGAGCAGGAGCACCAGGTCATCCGCGCTTTCCCGAACAGTAGCGAGGAGAGCCTGCACGCGCTGATTCGCGACTGCGAAGCCCTGGTGTTCCGCAGCGGCATACGGGTAAGCGCCGACCTGATGGGGTGCGCGCCCAGGCTGAAGCTGCTGGTGCGCGCCGGTTCGGGGATGGACAACCTTGACGTGGAATACGCCCGAAAGCGGGGGGTACAACTGGTGCGCATACCGCAACCATCGGCCAGGGCCGTGGCGGAAATGGCCTTCGCCTTCATGCTGGCACTCAGCCGCCGCCTGCTTGAGGCCGACCGCTCCATGCGCAACGGGCGCTGGGAAAAGCACGAATTTTCCGGATACCTCCTGCGGGACAAGACGCTGGGTGTCGTGGGCATCGGCAACACCGGCAGCTGCGTTGCCCAGATGGGGGTTGCCTGGGGCATGCGGGTTATCGGCTGCGTCCAGCACCCTTCCCGGGAGCGGGAGGAAGGCTTCTGCGAAAAGGGGATTCAGATGCTGGAGTTCGACCAGGTCATAGCCAATGCCGATTATCTGAGCATCCACGTCCCGCTCAAGGATAACACGCGCAGGCTCCTGGACGCCGATGCGCTGAGTCGCATGAAACCGGGCGCATACCTGATCAACCTGGCACGGGGGGGCATTGTCGACGAGCAGGCTTTGTATGAATCGCTGACACACAACGGCGGACTGAGGGGGGCGGCGCTGGACGTCCACGAGCATGAGGGTCAGGGCTGCATGTCGCCCTTGGCAATGCTGAACAACGTCATCCTCACGCCGCACATCGGCGCCATGGCCATCGATGCCCAGCGGGAGATCGGCCAGAAGGTGGTCGAAATCATCGACGCCTTCGCGAACGCACACGGCAGCGACGCATGGCAGGGAAAGGTGGCCGAAGTGGCCCAGGGCTATACCCGCATCCAGGGGGAGGTGAACCGTGGCTAG
- the aepX gene encoding phosphoenolpyruvate mutase: MARKTTQFRQLLNSGGIEFLLEAHDGMSARIVEEAGFKGIWGSGLCISAAMGVRDNNEASWTQVLEVMEFMSDATSIPILLDADTGYGNFNNVRRLVKKLEQRGVAAMCIEDKLFPKTNSFIKGETQPLADVDEFCGKIKAAKDTQADADFCVVARVEALITGQGQDEALRRADAYQRAGADAILIHSKKPTAEEILAFMGEWRDTLPVVIVPTTYFNTPPEVFAQAGISLVIWGNHLMRASITAMQLTAARINRDRSLSGVEQEIATVKEIFRLQNAQELAQAEERYLPAHGRPPL, from the coding sequence GTGGCTAGGAAGACGACCCAGTTCAGGCAGCTGCTGAACTCCGGCGGGATAGAGTTTCTGCTGGAGGCGCACGACGGCATGAGTGCCAGAATCGTTGAGGAGGCCGGGTTCAAGGGGATCTGGGGAAGTGGCCTCTGCATCTCCGCCGCCATGGGGGTGCGGGACAACAACGAGGCCAGCTGGACCCAGGTTCTGGAGGTCATGGAGTTCATGAGCGACGCCACCAGCATCCCCATCCTGCTGGACGCCGACACCGGCTACGGCAATTTCAACAACGTGCGCAGGCTGGTGAAAAAGCTCGAACAGCGCGGCGTGGCGGCCATGTGCATCGAGGACAAGCTCTTCCCCAAGACCAATTCGTTCATCAAGGGAGAAACCCAACCGCTGGCCGACGTGGACGAATTCTGCGGCAAGATCAAGGCAGCCAAGGACACCCAGGCCGATGCCGACTTCTGCGTCGTCGCCAGGGTGGAGGCGCTGATCACCGGCCAGGGGCAGGACGAGGCGCTGCGTCGGGCTGACGCCTACCAGCGGGCAGGGGCTGATGCGATCCTGATCCACAGCAAGAAACCCACTGCCGAGGAGATTCTGGCCTTCATGGGAGAGTGGCGCGACACATTGCCGGTGGTTATCGTGCCGACGACCTATTTCAACACCCCACCCGAAGTATTCGCCCAGGCCGGCATCAGCCTGGTCATCTGGGGCAACCATCTGATGCGGGCAAGCATCACCGCCATGCAACTGACAGCGGCACGCATCAATCGGGACAGATCCCTGTCGGGCGTGGAGCAGGAAATTGCCACGGTAAAGGAGATCTTCCGGCTGCAGAATGCCCAGGAACTGGCGCAGGCGGAAGAGCGCTATCTGCCGGCACATGGCCGCCCGCCGCTATGA
- a CDS encoding carboxylate--amine ligase, giving the protein MMTPSASNKQKQPFALVIGLDHVNGIQTARILADRGVAVIGVAKDPEHYCCRTRVCSRIVFTDTTSDALIDSLETLGPELGEKGVLFPCLDPQVLLVSRNRQRLEPWYHIILPDPDVVEMLMDKTSFYRYAQLNGFPIPRTLFIASSDDAEKAARELTFPCMIKPPLSGTPQWEQKSKLKAYLVSTPEEFLEVYRRYAALSDILIAQEWVVGPVSSLYSCNCYFDAASRPVVTFIARKLRQWPPQTGESCLGEECRNDQVLGETIRLFSAVNYRGLGYVEMKRDERTGRHYIIEPNVGRPTGRSPIAEAGGVELVYTMYCDAIGRPLPVQREQHYGNVKWIYLRRDLQSALYHWRRGELTFSDWLRSLRGRKVDALFAWNDPGPFIGDLTRSVRLYLNRDERRKRDYSTPF; this is encoded by the coding sequence ATGATGACACCATCGGCTTCCAACAAACAAAAGCAGCCCTTCGCGCTGGTAATCGGCCTCGATCACGTGAACGGCATCCAGACGGCGCGCATACTGGCCGATCGCGGCGTAGCAGTCATCGGTGTTGCCAAGGATCCGGAGCACTACTGCTGCCGGACGCGGGTCTGCTCGCGCATCGTCTTCACCGACACCACCAGCGATGCGCTGATCGACTCACTGGAAACACTGGGGCCAGAACTAGGAGAGAAGGGGGTCCTGTTCCCCTGCCTGGATCCCCAGGTACTTCTGGTGTCACGCAATCGCCAGAGGCTGGAGCCCTGGTACCACATCATCCTGCCCGATCCGGACGTGGTCGAGATGCTGATGGACAAGACCAGCTTTTACCGTTACGCCCAGCTAAACGGCTTCCCCATACCGCGCACCCTGTTCATAGCCAGCAGTGATGACGCAGAAAAGGCTGCCCGGGAACTGACCTTCCCCTGCATGATCAAGCCGCCGCTCAGCGGCACGCCGCAGTGGGAGCAGAAGAGCAAACTCAAGGCATACCTGGTTTCGACGCCGGAGGAATTTCTCGAGGTTTACCGGCGCTACGCGGCACTGTCCGACATACTCATCGCCCAGGAGTGGGTTGTGGGCCCGGTGAGTAGCCTCTATTCGTGCAACTGCTACTTTGACGCGGCCTCACGGCCGGTTGTCACCTTCATCGCCCGAAAGCTGCGTCAATGGCCTCCCCAGACCGGCGAGAGCTGTCTGGGGGAAGAGTGCCGCAACGACCAGGTGCTAGGCGAGACTATCCGCCTGTTTTCGGCCGTCAACTATCGCGGCCTTGGCTACGTGGAGATGAAACGGGACGAGCGCACGGGAAGGCACTACATCATCGAACCGAACGTGGGAAGGCCGACAGGTCGGTCACCCATCGCGGAGGCAGGTGGCGTGGAACTGGTCTACACGATGTATTGCGACGCCATCGGTCGACCACTGCCCGTGCAACGGGAGCAGCACTACGGGAACGTGAAATGGATCTACCTGCGACGGGACCTGCAGTCGGCGCTGTATCACTGGCGGCGGGGGGAGCTCACCTTCAGCGACTGGCTGCGCTCGCTGCGCGGCCGGAAGGTGGATGCGCTGTTCGCCTGGAATGATCCGGGACCGTTTATCGGCGACCTGACCAGGTCGGTCCGCCTGTACCTGAACCGGGACGAGCGCCGGAAGCGGGATTACAGCACCCCCTTCTAG